In Toxotes jaculatrix isolate fToxJac2 chromosome 11, fToxJac2.pri, whole genome shotgun sequence, a single genomic region encodes these proteins:
- the ubtd1a gene encoding ubiquitin domain-containing protein 1a isoform X1, with protein sequence MWQANCRRMHNLADWISGTVMGGCVGRSRTDGQGSARGSTRSKKRGGRNEPLKKERPKWKSEYPMTEGQLRSKRDEFWDTAPAFDGRKEIWDALRAAALAAECNDLELAQAIVDGACITLPHGSLTESYDELGNRYQLPAYTLAPPVNLISETSSESKVSESTQKQAQPPPSRQEFQLRVRLSTGKDVRLTASMADSIAELKKQLEEQEEIDVNRQRWFFSGKLLTDKTRLQDTKIQKDFVVQVIVNVNPSVITN encoded by the exons ATGTGGCAAGCAAACTGCAGACGGATGCATAATTTAGCAGACTGGATTTCCG GGACAGTGATGGGAGGCTGTGTGGGGAGGAGTAGGACGGATGGACAAGGGAGTGCCCGGGGCTCGACAAGGAGCAAAAAACGTGGAG gaCGTAATGAGCCCCTTAAGAAGGAGCGTCCAAAATGGAAGAGTGAATACCCGATGACGGAGGGCCAGCTGAGGAGTAAGAGGGATGAGTTTTGGGATACGGctccagcctttgatggacggAAAGAGATCTGGGACGCACTCAGAGCAGCAGCCCTGGCTGCCGAGTGCAATGACCTGGAGCTTGCACAGGCTATAGTGGATGGAGCCTGCATTACTCTGCCACATG gcTCTCTGACAGAGAGCTATGATGAACTGGGAAACCGCTACCAGCTCCCAGCGTACACTTTAGCCCCGCCTGTCAACCTCATCTCTGAAACGTCCAGTGAGAGCAAAGTTTCTGaatccacacaaaaacaagctcaGCCTCCTCCAAGCAGACAAGAATTCCAGCTGCGGGTACGACTGTCAACAG GAAAGGATGTGCGTCTGACAGCCAGCATGGCAGACTCCATCGCTGAGCTAAAGAAACAATTGGAGGAACAGGAAGAAATTGATGTGAATCGCCAGAGGTGGTTCTTTTCTGGGAAGCTCCTGACTGACAAGACTCGTCTGCAAGACACCAAGATCCAGAAGGACTTTGTCGTCCAAGTGATTGTCAACGTGAACCCTTCAGTCATAACTAACTGA
- the ubtd1a gene encoding ubiquitin domain-containing protein 1a isoform X2, whose translation MGVPNSREYNYYHAPNTPLRILLKRRNEPLKKERPKWKSEYPMTEGQLRSKRDEFWDTAPAFDGRKEIWDALRAAALAAECNDLELAQAIVDGACITLPHGSLTESYDELGNRYQLPAYTLAPPVNLISETSSESKVSESTQKQAQPPPSRQEFQLRVRLSTGKDVRLTASMADSIAELKKQLEEQEEIDVNRQRWFFSGKLLTDKTRLQDTKIQKDFVVQVIVNVNPSVITN comes from the exons ATGGGAGTACCAAACTCCAGGGAATACAACTACTATCATGCTCCAAACACACCCTTGAGGATTCTGCTGAAAA gaCGTAATGAGCCCCTTAAGAAGGAGCGTCCAAAATGGAAGAGTGAATACCCGATGACGGAGGGCCAGCTGAGGAGTAAGAGGGATGAGTTTTGGGATACGGctccagcctttgatggacggAAAGAGATCTGGGACGCACTCAGAGCAGCAGCCCTGGCTGCCGAGTGCAATGACCTGGAGCTTGCACAGGCTATAGTGGATGGAGCCTGCATTACTCTGCCACATG gcTCTCTGACAGAGAGCTATGATGAACTGGGAAACCGCTACCAGCTCCCAGCGTACACTTTAGCCCCGCCTGTCAACCTCATCTCTGAAACGTCCAGTGAGAGCAAAGTTTCTGaatccacacaaaaacaagctcaGCCTCCTCCAAGCAGACAAGAATTCCAGCTGCGGGTACGACTGTCAACAG GAAAGGATGTGCGTCTGACAGCCAGCATGGCAGACTCCATCGCTGAGCTAAAGAAACAATTGGAGGAACAGGAAGAAATTGATGTGAATCGCCAGAGGTGGTTCTTTTCTGGGAAGCTCCTGACTGACAAGACTCGTCTGCAAGACACCAAGATCCAGAAGGACTTTGTCGTCCAAGTGATTGTCAACGTGAACCCTTCAGTCATAACTAACTGA
- the rrp12 gene encoding RRP12-like protein has protein sequence MVKSGKLRSGTGSKLKRWKKGHSSDSNPQTSRFRQAAKSRFFSRPTGKSDLTVDALKLHNELQAGPLELSAGGRKEVFMEEEPDVALSERTSGTFLSGLSDCSNLTFRKVQRFWESNSAAHKEICAVLAAVTEVIRGQGGKETETEYFAALMTTLEVVDSAESQAAVAYLLNLVMKRVPAPVLMSKFSDTTKALMDIMSKEATSETASALRWILSCLATLLRKQDASVWTYPSTLQAYHGLLSFTVHCKPKVRKAAQQGVCSVLRGSDFLFTDNAPTHHPAAATTAKFCIKEMEQAGGIKEDTTTLHVLGLLKELIGTFPLGAVKSCCETLLRVMTLSHVLVTASAMQTFHKLFGGKPNASTLSPELNAQIITALYDYLPSENDLQPLMAWLAVMEKAHIHLASLQSSLSLGHLPRLFSAAMSCLLSPHTQVVSAATNTLKTLLTECVAPCLDGMGLISATASTGNPSYICKMFRIIEEGLSYRFHASWPFVLQILGCFYRVAGKQAHPIMTKSLQSLAELRSTPQFPFSGELDLAIGGAVESMGPEVVLGAVPLNITGYDDDLEFPRSWLVPVIRDHVKNTHLGFFASYFLPLASTLRQRAEELEQAGQKLEAKVYQTLQLQIWTMLPGFCTCPVDLLASFKGIARALGMAINERPDLRLTVCQALRTIINKSCSTAEEKAEVGRFSKNFLPILFNVYSQQPAARESGTYRMAVLDTIKVYLSVTETQMTCTFLQKAIDRLSSTETTEFTRLSMMDLVVAMAPFVDEATMTKTFELIRPYLETKEPGMQKKAYRVLEEMCGGERDECRSFVVANLETLKVVLLETLKNASSPAKRPRLKCLLHIVKRLNEEHKDFITTLLPEVIICTKEVSVGARKNAYNLLVEIGNAFIRFCGNKKDAMEQYLVLVYAGLTGSVTMITCTVLALTRLVFEYKDSIEVTTMEQLLHNVCLLMSSRTREIVKAALGFIKVILFIMDPKTLASHVTVMMEGIGNIKDDVRRHFRTKLKNIFTKFIRKFGFELVKSMLPAEHHKVLVNIRKAEARNKRRKQAAEQQDDSESEEEAPKTKSESIEDILAESDSDLSEDEGKPQKKAGKPQKGRAWLKEGEEDEPLNFLDPKVSQRVLATNPELRKNTKVEHGFKVTSDGRLIIREDEDEDVKDKDEEEMKDILEEAGVKSKKSQKRKFQDDNFDEDMDIEPQLKYKAGGSGIHRPLGGSQEAGADYKSKKGKGDVKKKGKLDPYAYIPLRKAQLNRRKRAKLQGQFKGMVRGAQKGALSGKKMQKKKRKA, from the exons ATGGTCAAATCGGGAAAACTTCGATCTGGGACAGGGTCGAAGCTCAAACGGTGGAAGAAAGGACACAGTAGCGACTCGAACCCGCAGACGAGTCGTTTTCGACAGGCTGCTAAAAGCCGCTTCTTCAGCCGACCCACCG gAAAGAGTGACCTAACAGTTGATGCTCTAAAGCTACACAATGAGCTGCAGGCAGGTCCACTGGAGCTCAGTGCAGGAGGCCGTAAAGAGGTCTTTATGGAAGAGGAGCCAGATGTGGCGTTGTCAGAAAGAACCTCAGGCACCTTTCTCAGCGGCTTGTCAGACTGCTCCAACCTAACCTTCAGAAAGGTGCAGCGATTCTGGGAGTCCAATTCAGCTGCCCATAAAGAG ATCTGTGCTGTATTAGCAGCTGTTACTGAGGTGATCCGTGGTCAAGGAgggaaagagactgaaacagagTACTTTGCTGCTTTG atgaccACCCTGGAGGTTGTGGATTCAGCAGAGTCCCAGGCTGCAGTGGCGTACCTCCTCAACCTCGTCATGAAACG GGTTCCTGCTCCGGTGCTCATGTCTAAGTTCTCGGACACCACCAAGGCTCTGATGGACATCATGTCTAAAGAGGCCACATCTGAGACCGCCTCGGCTCTTAGATGG ATCCTGTCATGTTTGGCCACTTTGTTGAGGAAGCAGGATGCATCTGTCTGGACTTATCCGTCCACTCTTCAGGCTTACCATGGCCTGCTCAGCTTTACAGTGCACTGCAAACCTAAG gtccGTAAAGCAGCACAGCAAGGTGTTTGCTCCGTCCTCAGAGGTagtgacttcctgtttacagATAACGCCCCAACCCATCACCCCGCTGCAGCGACCACAGCCAAGTTCTGCATCAAAGAAATGGAGCAGGCAGGAG GGATCAAAGAGGACACCACCACGCTTCATGTGCTGGGTCTTCTAAAGGAGTTGATAGGAACGTTTCCTCTGGGAGCTGTCAAGTCCTGTTGTGAGACTCTGCTACGAGTGATGACACTCAGCCATGTG CTGGTGACGGCGAGTGCCATGCAGACCTTCCATAAGCTGTTCGGTGGGAAGCCGAACGCTTCGACCCTCTCACCGGAACTCAACGCACAGATCATCACG GCTCTGTATGACTACCTGCCCAGTGAGAACGACCTGCAGCCTCTGATGGCGTGGCTCGCTGTCATGGAGAAAGCACACATTCACTTGGCAAG CTTGCAGAGCTCTCTGAGTTTGGGTCACCTCCCTCGCCTCTTCTCTGCTGCCATGTCGTGCCTGCTGTCTCCTCACACTCAGGTGGTTTCTGCAGCCACCAACACACTAAag acTTTGTTGACTGAATGTGTTGCCCCTTGCTTGGATGGAATGGGCCTCATCAGTGCCACAGCCTCTACTGGAAATCCCTCTTACATCTGCAAAATGTTTCG tatCATAGAAGAAGGATTATCTTACCGCTTCCATGCCTCCTGGCCATTTGTGCTGCAGATCCTTGGCTGCTTCTATCGAGTTGCAGGGAAACAAGCTCACCCCATCATGACCAAG TCCCTGCAGTCTCTGGCAGAGCTGCGCTCCACTCCCCAATTCCCCTTCAGTGGAGAGCTGGACCTGGCTATAGGAGGAGCTGTAGAGAGCATGGGGCCTGAAGTTGTCCTTGGTGCTGTGCCTCTCAACATCACTGGCTATGA TGATGACTTGGAGTTCCCACGGAGCTGGCTGGTCCCGGTCATACGGGATCATGTGAAGAACACTCACCTTGGTTTCTTCGCTTCTTATTTCCTCCCTCTGGCCTCCACACTCAGACAGAGAG CCGAAGAGCTGGAGCAAGCAGGCCAGAAACTGGAGGCCAAAGTCTACCAGACTCTACAGCTTCAG ATTTGGACCATGCTTCCTGGCTTCTGTACATGTCCCGTGGACCTGCTGGCATCCTTTAAAGGCATCGCCCGTGCTCTTGGTATGGCTATTAATGAAAGACCCGACCTGAGACTCACAGTGTGCCAGGCTCTGCGCACTATCATCAACAAGAGCTGCTCCACAG cagaagaaaaggcTGAAGTGGGCCGCTTCTCTAAGAACTTCCTGCCCATCCTTTTCAACGTGTACAGCCAGCAGCCTGCAGCTAGAGAGTCCGGCACCTATAGGATGGCTGTGCTGGACACCATCAAAGTCTACCTAAGTGTCACCGAAACACAG ATGACCTGCACTTTCCTGCAAAAAGCCATAGACAGactgagcagcacagagaccaCAGAGTTCACACG TCTGTCAATGATGGACCTGGTGGTTGCCATGGCTCCATTTGTAGATGAGGCCACCATGACTAAAACCTTTGAGCTGATTAGGCCATATTTGGAG ACTAAGGAGCCAGGCATGCAGAAGAAGGCGTACCGTGTGCTGGAGGAGATGTGCggtggagagagagacgagTGTCGATCGTTTGTCGTGGCCAATCTGGAAACACTCAAAGTCGTCCTGCTCGAGACTTTAAAAAACGCTTCTTCACCAGCAAAGAGG CCGAGACTGAAGTGTCTGCTCCACATCGTAAAAAGGCTCAACGAAGAACACAAAGACTTTATCACCACACTGCTGccagag GTGATTATATGTACGAAGGAGGTGTCTGTTGGAGCTCGTAAGAACGCTTACAACCTGCTGGTGGAAATAGGAAACGCTTTTATTCGCTTCTGTGGGAACAAGAAAG ATGCCATGGAGCAGTATTTGGTGCTGGTGTATGCAGGCCTCACAGGCTCCGTCACCATGATCACCTGCACGGTGTTGGCTCTAACTCGACTGGTGTTTGAGTATAAAG ACTCGATAGAGGTGACCACCATGGAGCAACTGCTGCACAAtgtttgtctgctgatgtcGTCTCGTACGAGGGAGATAGTCAAAGCAGCTTTAGGCTTCATCAAGgtcatcctcttcatcatgGACCCCAAGACACTGGCTTCACATGTCACTGTCATG ATGGAGGGCATCGGGAACATCAAGGACGATGTGAGGAGGCACTTCAGAACAAAACTGAAGAACATCTTCACTAAGTTCATCAGGAAGTTTGG ttttgAGCTGGTGAAGAGCATGCTGCCCGCAGAACACCACAAAGTGCTTGTAAACATCCGCAAGGCTGAGGCTCGCAATAAGAGACGGAAGCAGGCCGCAGAGCAGCAGGACGACTCTGAGAGCGAAGAGGAGGCACCTAAAACAAAGAGCGAAAG TATTGAGGACATCCTTGCAGAGTCCGACAGTGATTTGTCCGAAGATGAAGGAAAGCCTCAGAAGAAAGCAGGCAAACCGCAGAAAGGACGGGCCTGGCtcaaagaaggagaggaagatgagCCACTGAACTTCCTGGATCCCAAAGTTTCTCAGAGAGTGCTAG CCACCAACCCAGAGCTGAGAAAGAACACCAAGGTTGAGCATGGCTTTAAAGTGACCTCAGATGGACGGCTGATCATTAGAGAAGACGAAGATGAGGATGTGAAAGACAAAG ATGAGGAAGAGATGAAAGATATTCTAGAAGAGGCTGGAGTCAAGAGT AAAAAGTCACAGAAAAGGAAGTTCCAAGATGACAACTTTGATGAGGACATGGACATTGAGCCCCAGCTAAAATATAAAG CTGGAGGCTCAGGTATCCACAGACCCCTTGGAGGCAGTCAAGAGGCTGGAGCTGATTACAAGTCAAAG aaaggaaaaggagatgtgaagaaaaaaggaaagcttGATCCTTACGCTTACATCCCTCTGAGGAAGGCCCAGCTCAATCGCAG GAAGCGTGCCAAACTGCAGGGCCAGTTCAAGGGCATGGTGAGAGGAGCCCAGAAGGGGGCGCTGTCTggaaagaaaatgcagaagaaaaagaggaaagccTGA